TTATGAGTTTGTTAACGGTTATTTGTTAGGTCATGAACAATTGAAAACACCATTGATAAGCAATTACAACACATTGATAAAAAGGACAAAGGTGAGCTGTAATATCTGATGGATAAGAATATGTGATGAGGCTAGTAGGTTTAATGCTGAGGGATGGAGAAGACAAAGTAATTAAACATCAAAATCTGAGGTTAAACATATAAATGTGCACTATTAGCCAAACAACAGCTCActgttgctttttatttataatgtgtAACTGATATTAAGGTCTTTATAAcctaattaaaaacattaatacattcattttaagcAATTCATTAACGTTTTATAAGGgtaggcctttttttttttttaagtggtaCCAAAAATGTTTATTCTCATATTGAAGGAGGGGGTGTGGTTAGGGTAACTTTCTGGCAGACCAAATTAAATGTCACCACAGGCTAAGCTTGGCAGTCCTGCTATAAAGGGTAGAATTCATGTATTGTAACCCCAGCTTGACCAAAACAGTGACCAATTCTTTAACATTCGGCTCTTCtctatgtgtcagtgtgtttaagTATAGCAAGTTTTACCTGAACACCTCCAGTGGTGCAAGAACAGTGGCCAAAATGTCAGCGATATTGCAGCATGAAGTCACAGTCCCAACTGAGAGGGGAATCGTCCAGGCAAAACGTAAGATCACGTCTTCTAATATGGCACAATAATAGTAAGCCTGCATAGAAGGAGATAAAAAGCATTTAGATGGAAAATAACAAACAACGAGACATATAAAAATCAATGTCCATCAAAATCTTCTTTCAAACAGTGCTGTGACTAAAACATATTTCATAGTGGGGACTGACTGTTTATCACAAACTTATCACAGACTTTTTTCACACAATCCCATCTAAGCTTCGCCTTACTTTCTGTGGGTAGACTATCTCCTCTCTGAGAAGAGTATTCTCCCCTGCGTTGCGGTCGAACAGACCCCAGTCCATCTTAAGGTCCCACACGAGTGTGTAACAGGAGTTGATCACCGAGAAGGCAATCAGCAGGTAGAAGAAAATATCCTTGTCATCGTGGTTGTTAGCTAAAACACAgagaatcatttaaaaaaattactcATCAAAACGTGAAGGGTGACTGCTGAAATTGGGTAATCTTTTTGGTGTTCCCCAGGGCTCAATACTTGGATCATGCTAACACTGGCTAAATTAAACTATTAACTATTTTTCATCAAACCTGTTTGACGTTGGATTTGGATTATGTGCAAAGCATGGAACTCTTACCTTTGTGGGTTTTGTAGAGGGCTGTAAAAGTCACCACAAAGAAGGTTGTGGAATATTTGCCAGCGTTGACTAAATGAGGGAAGGCACGCTTTGTGTCTCTGTAACGCCTCAGGCACTGCACGAACCGGAACCAGGCCGGCAGACACTGGATCACGGCCCGCACTCCATACGAATACGTGTTACACATAcctaagcaaaaaaaaacaaaaaaacaaacaaacaacaataaatactTTTTGACTAATGGCCCAAAAGGAGTACACTGCCATCCTATGCTGCAGTTAATAACTGTATTAGCTgcaaataatgataatgataatgataatgtcTCCCAGTAACGGCTAATAACTTTCCTGATAAGTATAGATTATCTGTGTTTCTACAGTCTGAAACTTGTTTTAgttaaaaacacactttttgtTGTTACCAAAACATCTTATACCACAAAAGCAGCTTCTCTCTAACAGAGACTGTGATATCATAATATGTTAAATATCTGCCTGCGTAAAACACAACATTGTCCTTACCTATTATTTAAGCTTGTGCATTCTACATACACAAGACATTTCTATCTTATAATAGACAAGATTTTTTGCCTGCAGCTGACATGAACACTTTCAATATGTGGATAATATGGAAATCGGGACCTACGACTAAAGGAATATTCATACTCATCGGCTGAATAATCTCACGCCAAGTTAATATTTCCTTTGAAAACGTTCAAAACATTCCCTACAGAATGAAGCATCTTACCACTTCCAGCAATAAGCTCTTTGTATGATGTCCAGTCCAGCTCAACACTGTAAAAGCAGACAAGGTACTCCAGGTCCATCAGGAGCACGGCCAGGGAGTTGAGCTGATCGGCCAGCCAGAAATCTGCAAACTCCACTCTGTGAAATGGAGCCGTGACCACTCGGAACTAAGCGTTGGAGGAGGTTGCGAGGCAAGGGAGAGAAGCAGACGAGAGGCAGCTCACCAaatcagtgtttcagttttcattttaagCTACAATTACAAGCCCACTAGCTGATATGACACTGAGTGCAaggaacatttttttcttgcattACTCAGGTATATGATGACTCACAACCATGCGGCACACTCTGCAGGGTCTTACCAGTAGCTTGAGCAGCCAGAAGCGGGATTTGTAGTAGCATGTCTTGAAGGGATTGATGAGGAAAAGCAAGAAGAAGCCATAGAGCGCTAGAGGGCTGGCCTGAATGGGGATCATTAGGGACTCAGAGAAAAGACAGGACAGGATGCTGacacaccacagcactccaAGAAAACCAGCAATCTGCAAATGCATGAGGAAGAAAACAGATAAAGCAATGCGTAAGTAAATATTAGATTTGGGTTCCACACTGTATGTTGTAAAAAGGCACTGTAACGTAACAGAAGCAGAAGTATTGCACTAGGAATAAGATCTGATGCTCATTCTATGTGATTTGATAATGTCTCCCAATATTGACTGATACTTTTCTTGATTATAGGATATCTGTCCTTCATTAGTTCATCCTGGGCAAAACATGCATACGTCACAGTCAGTTAGAGGCACAGCTTTATCTACAACagccaattccaaaaaagctgggacagtgtgtaaacaatattttatgtttgacCTTATGAATGCCATTGTTATCTGTAAATACATGCTTCATGgcgaatttgatgcctgcaacatgtccCAATAAAGTAGAGaaaggagcatgtttaccactgtgttacatcacctgtccttttaacagcacttaataaatgcTTGTGGACTCAAGACAGCGACTGATCCAGTTTACAGTATTCTGCTGTGGACACAGAGGAACGAGTaatttgctgttgtcagaacaaaacctcgtatctccatttttgacgtgtttcagtttttgacataatttgaaaatacctttacactgtgtgtaaatttcatgatgaatggattaaaagaaacagccaaaaatgactttgaaaaactctggttccattgacttacattaaaagtagttttttttttttacttctgtaaagttaccgttttggagatacaaggtcttgttccaacaacagtgattaaATAACTTGTcgatttattgtttttgtatttacagtgtatacacacacacacacacacacatatatatgtggaaccagactttttatttattttagtcatttattttagtcattCGTCATAAAATTTATATCCAATGTAAAGGGGAATaagcactttcaaattatgtcaaaaactgaaaatggacaTACAACAGAGATACaccttctgacaacagtgatacatTGTTATCTTACTAGACATTCATGTCCTTGTCTATGCAACAAAGTATCCCAAACGCTTTGAAACTTTACAccggtaacaatctggatgatcgttttcttctttggcccagagaacaagACAACCATTAcgtccataaacaatctgaaaggttgactcgtcagaccacaagacACATTTCCACTTGCATCTGTCAATTCAGTGACGAGCGGCATTTATTGATAATGCAAATTTTAATCCAGTGCTGTCTGAAAggtcgaaggtcatgggcatccATTTGTGGTTTTCCTTCTTgcccttcacacacacagagatttctctggattctctgaaccTTTTGATGTTATTATAAACTGAACTCCCTGTAATCACTGATTGAGGCCCacggtttttttttttggcttataaattttggcaaagtggtgaacctcgacCATCCTTGTTCATAAAAggactccttttatacccagcTTTTGTGGAATGTGGTatatcaatttcagaatgagcatatatttagaaagaaaaaaaatgaagttcaTAAGATAAAACATATTTACTACAATACTGCAGAAACAAAGTTTCTGTGATGGGATTAACATCACATGAACCAGAGGAAAGCCTCTGTCTACCAAACTGTCACGAAAACTGGACCCAATATGTCATATAAACGCATGATGATACTGTAATCATATCGGTGttggcagatatttgcttaaacATCAGCAACAGACAGACGTTTACCTTTGACTGACACTTACAGTACAGACATACTgatatttaattatgtatttatgcTCCAGAGAGGCAGAATGTTCAGTTGACGTTGGGTtactttgctaaaaaaaaaaaaaaaaaaaaaaaaaaagtgcagtttCTAACTGCAGCTGTAGCTTttaactgcatttgtaaccctatagctgggcaatatgacaatattttaatgttatcgTGATAAACAATATGTATATCTGAGCATATCCTGCATTCTGCCCACAAATGAATACTCACCAACTCCATGATTCACTGCAAAGACAGCATCATTGGTCCTGTTTAGTTAGACTAGATGTGCATTGTGCAATACTGTGATACACATCATGAAAATGTGTGAGTATCATATGATATTTGTGTCACCACTTTGTAACCCTATAGAAATCGGTGCTAAGCCAGATGAAAGCATTATTGTATAGGCATCATATTGCACTTTGTAGATATGtgcatgaaaaatatatgtagATATTGGCACTGGCACACAATCCCTATATTGGTCCCTAAGAGCAGGTGACTCAATAGCTGTCAACTGCTATATAGAGAACAAGCAACTATGAGGGCAACTCTGATGGTGAGTTATGATGAGTATTGAAACAGGTGAAAGTGTCAAGAGATTTCTTCGTTCTCTCCTGGCTCACCTCAAAGAGATGCTGGTGGGAGAGGTTGTTGCGGGGGTTGAGCTCAAAGATCAGCACGTGGTTGACGCCTGCCTGTCTCCAGCCATACGTGTTGATGCCCAACAAGAAGAGGAACTCGATGAGCAGAAAGCCGCCGCGATAGATCCGCACCAGCGGCCACACAGTCGACAGGGTTTCCTTCTTACTAGATGTCAGCAAGCTTGCCACACCTATGGAGAAACCGTCTTCATTTCACAAGAACTGACCTGCATATCATTGAACTCATTAGGTATTCAACCAGGGTGTGAAATGTTAGGCAGGTGAGGAAACTGTACCTGTGATGCTGATGGTGACCAATAAAACTATAAAGACTCCGCAGTACAGCCCGACTCTAAAAGTGGTCCACGATGGCGCAGGCTGTAAGGGAAGAGGGAGCAGAGAACTGTCAAAAATGTGCCGTCATAAACTTGAGATTGAAGGCAGGAAACAAATAAGCTTTCAGCTCCTACAGAAGTAGATCGTACCTGTCCACTCAGTTACATGTACATAAGTATAATGTTGATGGATCTGTACGTGTgagtaggggtgggcaatacgGCAATGCTATTTTATTGCGTAAAATTATGTCACActacacttttctgagcatactgCAAGATGGGGTCCAAAGTCTAGGCTGCAGCCGAGGTAGGTCCATCACTTTGAAACGGCCTGCGTTGTGACCTAgcagcctaggctttggaaTGCAGTGGTAGATATCGCCAGTCTGTTTAAATAGATTTAGCGCCATAAAAATGACACTCTACCCTGGTATTTTTTAGGAGGTACTACTGGCTCTATTTTCCAACTTATTCAATCTCAGTGCATATTGTGAATATATCAAAGTATAGTGatatattttgccatattgGAAACTAAAGTCTTCTATTTAATGTCCTGTAAAATCCATGCTTTCTTTCCTGACGTTAAAAactaaataacttgtacttggaAATGAAATCATTGAAGGGGTTGTTTCTgactgtattttaaaatgataatacTCTTACCAAAgctcaagtttatttataagtACTTCTTCCTCATTTCCATTTCAGCCAGAGTTTCTGATTCTCTGTTCTTTTGGTTCAGCTCCTGACTTGCTTTGCACTCACGCGTCACCAGAAGGATCCAAAACGAGAAGAACAGAGCGTACCACATTTCTGTTCTTATGCTGAGCGGTGATGTATGTACCCAGAAGGTCCTCTGCAATTCTAAAGGGAACCATCAGTTTTCTGACTTGCtactttttttctcctcctcaaGCTGCTCTTTGCTAGACTACATTTACTTCCACTTAGAGTCATTATCTCATTGGAGTAACAAAACCTCCATCTGAGTATGGGTTTAGGCTACTCTACCGACCACTTCACATATACAACCACATCCTGTCATCCTCAATTTACTAAATTAAGGCATATCCCTGTAATCTTGGCGTCACATTCTAAAACGGGGGTGTCAAACTCTGGTCCTGGCAGGCTGgagtttggtgatttccttgctctaacacacctaCTGAACCCGGTAATTCACTGATGAGATGAATCAGGGGTTTCCAGAAGGGAAACCACCATATTGTGCTGGAGTCACTTCCTCTAGGGCTGCAGTCCAGCACTTCTGAAAGGAATACCTCATTTACGTATCCGTCTTTCACATGACATCATAATGTATAATCACTTATTTTGACTCAATAGGAGACCAACAGTCTATGACAAGCTAATAAACAGATATCTTTAGCCTTTCTTTGTCAAACTAAAGTAAGCACAGGAATAATATTTTCTTAAGTCCTGATGCTATCTTGCTGCAAAATCTATTCAGAATAAACCTTCAAAACAACCTGTCTGACGATGCAATGactcctttattctcttttattGTGATGAAATCCATCGTTTGCCTCCCTATAATCGTCATTCTCTACAAAATCTCACGCCAGTGGCAGCGACTCGCTAGCAGGTCGCAGAAATCAGTGGCAGGCTGCACTATTTACTGGCATACGCCACTCGAGCCAGCATGTGCAGGTGGCatattaaggcccaatcccattttaccCCTCGCTCCTACCACTTATCCCTTAGCCCTCCGTTTTGcacattcacgtctaggggtggggtgtcccgatttttgttgagatatgacaaagtgttagggctacatgaccctccaaacagaggtttttctctctatttaaataaatatagctattgtattattttagtttactGTCGTTTCTATGTATTATAGTCCTgtccttcataacaagcataaaataaataaataaatacatttttaaaaataataaaaagaaatcgCAGTATGAGTAAGAAACTGccaaatagctgacttcagcttcatatcactgatgAATTAGGGGTAGGCAATACTTACGGTATCTAGGGCTGAATGAATTGGTTAAAATATCTatctaattgcaatttttctgacAAATATTGTGTATTAACTGTATACATTGTGATAAGGTCCAGGCATGTTTTTGTCCCAGAACATCAGCATAtccattttttcacaaacatgATATTAGGTTACATTTCCTTGCTTAAAACCTGTCGCTGATAATGCAGGGTATGATTAAAATTGCCACTTCGATACAACAATTCATCTTTCACCCCTAATAGTATTGCTTTTGTGCCGAATCTTCTTGCCTTATTTCAAAATGCACACTGTTCAAGCCAAATCATTTACAATGATTGAGCTCCTGACTGGGAAAATCGCTTCCGATTGTGAAAATTTGTTGCAAGGGATGAATGAGACTTAACATCAGGCAAAAAATCATGTAGTGTACACCCAGCTTAAGAGAGAATGTGTTGCTGCAACAAAAGGGCAATGGATGTTCACGAGATCGTGTTAGAAGCATCACATAAGcttttatacactgctcaaataaATTACAGCAacactttttattcagtatagCATCAACTCAGTTCAACTTCTGGGATATTGATCTGGTCAGTTAAGCAGCAGTGGAGGTTGTTAATCAGTTTCAGCTGCTttgatgtaaatgaaattaaCAACAGGTGCACTAGAGGAGCAATAATAAGATGACCCCCAAAACAGGAATGGATTTATAGGTGGAGGCCACTGACATTttgtccctcctcatcttttCTGCCTGATTTTCCATTAGTTTTACAGTTGGCTTGGGTCAGCGTCACTACTAGTACCATGGTGTGGTACCTGGACCATACAGAGGTTGCAAAGGCAGTCCAACTCCTGCAGCATGGCACACCAATATATGCCATTGccagaaggtttgctgtgtctccCAGCACAGTCTTAAGAGTATGGAGACAGGCATTTACTCTAGGAGAGCTGGACAAAGCCGTAGAAGGTCCTTAACCCTCAGCAGGACCAGTATCTGCTCcattgtgcaaggaggaacagaatgagcactgccagagccctacAAAATGAACTCCAGCAGGCCactggtgtgaatgtgtctgacAAAACAATCAGAAATTCTTCAAAGAGCTTCATGAGGGTGACCTGAGGGCTCAGCGTCCTGTAGTGGGTCCTGTGCTCACTGGCCAGCACCATAGTGCTTGATTGACATTTGCCATAGAACATTGGAATTGGTAGATCTGCCACCGGCGCCCTTTGCTTTTCATGGATGAGAGCAGGTTTCACCtgatgtgacagacgtgacagggTCTGGAGATGCAGTGGAGAATGTTATGCTGCTTGCAACATCATTCAGCATGACTGGGTTGGTGGTCGGTCAGTGATGGTCTGGGGAGGCATACCCCTGGAAGGACGCACAGACCTCTACAGGCTAGACAACGGCATCCTGACTGCTATTAGGTATCAGGATGAAATCCTTGGACTCAATGCCCAGCCTCATGCGGCGAGAGTATGCAGGCAGTTCTTGGAGGATGAAGGAATTGATACCATTGACTGGCTCGCCTGACCTAAATCCAGTAGAACACCTCTGGGACATTATGTTTCGGTCCATCTAATGCCGACAGGTTGACTGTCCCGGAGCTCAGTGATGCCCCGGTCCAGATCTGTGATCCCCAGGACACCATCCATCGCCTCATTAGGAGCATGCCACAACGTCATGGACGCATACAAGCATGTGGAGGCCATACAAACTCCTGAGTACCATTCTGAGTTGCTGCAATGGAATTTCGGCTAAATGGACTAGCCTGCTGCATCAGTTTTTGCTTTGATTTTAGGGGTGTTTTGGAATTCAACCTTCTGTAGGGTGATAATTTTCATTTCCATCAAACGATGTAGCATCCTCTCTTATGTAACACATTACCCAGGCCATATCAGGAAAGATATTCTGCATGGTTTTTCCCCCCAATTGAGATCTAATGTGTTTTCAAAGTGTTCCTTTactttttttgagcagtgtatttgtgttgttgtgtaTGGGTGATATTAGCATGCAgtgctcatgtgtggctgctgaaTAACAAACAGACCCAGTTTACAATACAACCATGAGCAGCTGGTGTTGCTTTTTTATTGATGCCTTGACAGGGCTATTTATGAGGATGTCTCACCTGTGCTGCACCCAAAGGAGGCACCCGAAGCCTCTTCATGGCTCTCTGTCGGTCACCCCCCTCCAATTCTGTGGTAACCAGAGCCTAGAATAACGATAATGAGTATTTCCTTCACTTAATTGTTAAAACAGGGCACCACAAAtcaaaatatacagagaaaacacattaTTTCCTCAGTACAATTGAAACAGCATGAATGATCTTTCCTTCTATTTAAATATATCAGTACCTCAGTCTCAGAGATGAGCTGGGTGATCTTTTTGCAGGTGTAGAATGGTGCAACCTCGACATGGGCCACGCGCCAGTCTGCTCCCCGCGCTGTCTCAAAGATCTTATCATGCTTCTTCAGAATCTTGCGGAACCCGGTGAAGTTCAGATTCTGTAGGAAACAAGGCAGCCCCACTTTACAGACTCCACCACTGCAGTTGATTATATGAGTGAGCAACAGCAAATGAGCCTAAAGACCAGCTCATAGTAGATGCTGGTGAGTAAAAAGAGATCAGTAAGGATCTTTAATGTAAGgtcatacaaaataaaacagaacccAAAATAATGgataatccaaaaaaaaaaaaaaagcggaTTGttaatagaaacattttcatttgagGGGCTCACTTAGGACCCCCTGAGCTATAAGAGACCCAATGACTACGCTGTTTTTCCTTTACACTAATGAACAATATCTTTTGAAGACATCAGTGATAACTTTGCCTCAAAAGGTCCATCTTATGACATTTTTGTGGATTTGTGAACtaaaaaaagtcagaaatcaTTTCTACACGTCCATTTTCTAAACTCTCTTTAACCCTTaggattaaacaggctgctttggttactatgcctttaagactgatgtgtaatatgtaaatgagctctcaTTGGCTGCCTTATGtagtgtctcattcaaaaagaagtctgagctgaaacactccttataacgtcaGTGTGAAATTTATGTAGGATGactgttttcatgacatcacaaaaacaatgaattcaaaacttGGTTTCTATTTATAGACTATATAGGTGGCATGGCTGGttgcgctgtcacctcacagcaaggcgggtctgggttcgagtccccagCTGGGCGACCACGGTCCTTTCAGTGTTGAGTTTGAATGGgtgttctccggtttcctcccacggtccaaagacatgcagtcaggccgtttggacatgctaaactacccctaggtgtgaatgtgtgtgtatgtctgtctgccctgcgatggactggcgacctgtccacggtgtatcctgcctttcgctaAATGACAGTTGGCATAGGCTCCAGCtacccccatgacccagaaggagaagcggctt
This window of the Pygocentrus nattereri isolate fPygNat1 chromosome 2, fPygNat1.pri, whole genome shotgun sequence genome carries:
- the xpr1b gene encoding xenotropic and polytropic retrovirus receptor 1 homolog; this translates as MKFTEHLSAHITPEWRKQYIQYEAFKEMLYSAQDQAPSVEVTDEDTVKRYYAKFEEKFFQTCEKELAKINTFYSEKLAEAQRRFATLQNELQSSLDAQRESSRAPGLRRRRAVFHLSQQERCKHRNIKDLKLAFSEFYLSLILLQNYQNLNFTGFRKILKKHDKIFETARGADWRVAHVEVAPFYTCKKITQLISETEALVTTELEGGDRQRAMKRLRVPPLGAAQPAPSWTTFRVGLYCGVFIVLLVTISITGVASLLTSSKKETLSTVWPLVRIYRGGFLLIEFLFLLGINTYGWRQAGVNHVLIFELNPRNNLSHQHLFEIAGFLGVLWCVSILSCLFSESLMIPIQASPLALYGFFLLFLINPFKTCYYKSRFWLLKLLFRVVTAPFHRVEFADFWLADQLNSLAVLLMDLEYLVCFYSVELDWTSYKELIAGSGMCNTYSYGVRAVIQCLPAWFRFVQCLRRYRDTKRAFPHLVNAGKYSTTFFVVTFTALYKTHKANNHDDKDIFFYLLIAFSVINSCYTLVWDLKMDWGLFDRNAGENTLLREEIVYPQKAYYYCAILEDVILRFAWTIPLSVGTVTSCCNIADILATVLAPLEVFRRFVWNFFRLENEHLNNCGEFRAVRDISVAPLNADDQTLLEQMMDQEDGVRNRQGKKSWKRSYSMSLRRPRLASQSKMRDTKVLIEDTDDDT